A single window of Xiphophorus hellerii strain 12219 chromosome 12, Xiphophorus_hellerii-4.1, whole genome shotgun sequence DNA harbors:
- the LOC116730212 gene encoding tetraspanin-15, with the protein MPSYSEVRKSNHFYYFIKFTLNVYSMVFSLMGLCVLCVGVYAEVERQKNRTLEGLFLAPAVVLILLGLVMFTVSVVGMVGSLRDNKTLLHMFLCVLCVLLLLQAMTLAMALIFEKKTVALFQSTIREGIKHYYDDLDFKNILDYVQQKFSCCGGDEYKDWGVNQYHFCNGTGPLACGVPYTCCVRRLGEVINTLCGYNTLNEQRETLQEVIHVRGCIHAVNLWMSDNIGITVALCCAIGLPQLLGIILSCVFWNLLVDMSESADMVDFKLKKSEFEYSELDLAGAGWCLCLPRDGGYLPVPASEPELDPIDIHLQKLKKQPPRTHAQLRELQQSRSASGLDEVDVGRRQKRDH; encoded by the exons ATGCCGTCCTACTCAGAAGTGAGAAAAAGCAACCACTTCTACTATTTCATCAAGTTCACACTAAATGTCTACTCAATGGTTTTCTCG CTCATGGGCCTGTGCGTGTTGTGTGTGGGAGTGTATGCGGAAGTGGAGAGGCAGAAGAATCGGACCCTGGAGGGTCTCTTCCTGGCCCCCGCCGTGGTGCTCATCCTGCTGGGCCTGGTGATGTTCACCGTGTCCGTGGTGGGAATGGTCGGATCCCTCAGGGACAACAAGACCCTGCTGCACATG TTTCTCTGTGTTCTGTGtgtgctgctgctcctccaggcAATGACACTCGCCATGGCTCTCATCTTTGAAAAGAAG ACAGTTGCGTTGTTTCAGAGCACCATACGGGAAGGAATTAAACACTACTACGACGACCTGGACTTCAAAAATATCTTGGACTATGTCCAGCAAAAG ttttcctGTTGTGGAGGGGATGAATATAAGGACTGGGGAGTCAATCAGTACCATTTCTGCAACGGTACTGGTCCGCTGGCCTGCGGGGTTCCGTACACCTGCTGTGTTCGCAGG CTGGGAGAAGTTATCAACACCCTTTGTGGCTACAACACTCTGAATGAACAG CGTGAAACCCTGCAGGAGGTGATCCATGTGCGCGGCTGCATCCATGCAGTTAACCTCTGGATGAGTGACAACATTGGAATAACCGTCGCCCTCTGCTGCGCCATCGGGCTGCCACAG CTGCTGGGCATCATCCTGAGCTGCGTCTTCTGGAACCTGCTGGTGGACATGAGCGAGTCGGCCGACATGGTGGACTTCAAGCTGAAGAAGTCCGAGTTCGAGTACAGCGAGCTGGACCTGGCGGGTGCCGGCTGGTGCCTGTGCCTGCCCAGGGACGGCGGCTACCTGCCTGTGCCGGCCTCCGAGCCCGAGCTCGACCCCATTGACATTCACCTGCAGAAGCTGAAGAAGCAGCCGCCCCGGACCCACGCCCAGCTCAGAGAGCTGCAGCAGTCCCGGTCGGCCAGCGGCCTGGACGAGGTCGACGTGGGCCGGCGGCAGAAACGGGACCACTGA